A genomic window from Blastococcus saxobsidens DD2 includes:
- a CDS encoding SDR family oxidoreductase — translation MAYPQSSFEDELAGSVVLLTGGASGIGRALGQALLRRGSHVVTLDRDGAAPETQAVEGTSGRSLHVVGDVTDPEANQRAVDLAVAEFGRLDAFVGNAGVHDGGATVRDLSPGQMRDLARRILDVNVVGYLVGACAAADAVERADGTMVFTLSDASFVVSGNGAGVAYAASKHAGLGVVRSLAAQLAPRVRVNAVAPGGVPTGLSSLAPGAEAEKAVYGDVESVVEQIRSINPLRTVLSAEDLVPHYLYLLTSQSRGLTGHVLRPDGGLSVA, via the coding sequence GTGGCCTACCCGCAGTCATCTTTCGAGGACGAGCTCGCCGGCAGCGTCGTTCTCCTGACCGGAGGGGCCTCCGGCATCGGTCGAGCCCTGGGGCAGGCCCTTCTCCGGCGAGGCAGCCACGTCGTGACCCTCGACCGGGACGGCGCGGCGCCAGAGACCCAGGCCGTCGAGGGGACGTCCGGGCGGTCCCTGCACGTGGTCGGTGACGTCACCGACCCCGAAGCCAACCAGCGGGCGGTGGACCTCGCTGTGGCGGAGTTCGGCCGGCTGGACGCGTTCGTGGGCAACGCCGGCGTCCACGACGGCGGGGCCACGGTACGCGACCTCAGCCCCGGCCAGATGCGCGACCTGGCGCGTCGCATCCTGGACGTGAACGTCGTCGGCTACCTGGTGGGGGCGTGCGCCGCCGCGGACGCCGTCGAGCGTGCCGACGGCACGATGGTCTTCACGCTCTCCGATGCCTCGTTCGTCGTGTCGGGCAACGGCGCCGGCGTCGCGTACGCGGCGTCCAAGCACGCCGGCCTGGGCGTCGTGCGCTCGCTCGCCGCCCAGCTGGCCCCACGCGTCCGCGTCAACGCAGTGGCCCCGGGAGGTGTGCCCACCGGGTTGAGCAGCCTCGCCCCGGGCGCCGAGGCGGAGAAGGCCGTCTACGGCGACGTCGAGAGCGTGGTGGAGCAGATCCGTTCGATCAACCCCCTTCGGACCGTCCTCAGCGCCGAGGACCTGGTGCCGCACTACCTCTACCTGCTCACGAGCCAGAGCCGCGGACTCACCGGCCACGTGCTGCGTCCCGACGGGGGGCTGTCCGTTGCCTGA
- a CDS encoding NAD-dependent succinate-semialdehyde dehydrogenase, with product MQTGLYIDGTWREPVVAADLIPVVDPATTDVIGHVADGGIADMDAAIGAAERAQQGWAELPPRERGEILRRAWELMVAEAETFARLIVRENGKALRDARSEVAYAAEFFRWFAEEAVRIPGDMRRSPNGQNWIMVTEEPVGVALLVTPWNYPAAMATRKIAPALAAGCTAVLKPAAETPLTALALVDLLERAGLPRGVLNVVCTKRSGPVVDHALHDPRIRALSFTGSTEVGRVLLAAAAYNVVRPSMELGGNAPFVVLEDADLADAVNGLMVAKLRNGGSACTAANRIYVADAIADDFVAELSTRMSAVRSGNGLDEDVELGPLVNAATRDKVADLVAGAVAQGAAVTAGGGTGDLPGYHFQATVLADVKPDADILRTEIFGPVAPVVRFSTTDEAIALANDSEFGLIAYLYTRDLDRGLSVSRRLRAGMVGLNRGVVSDPAAPFGGVKQSGIGREGASEGIREFLDTKYTAIPYR from the coding sequence ATGCAAACCGGCCTGTACATCGACGGCACGTGGCGGGAGCCGGTCGTCGCGGCAGACCTCATCCCGGTCGTCGACCCGGCGACCACCGACGTCATCGGGCACGTCGCCGACGGCGGCATCGCGGACATGGACGCGGCCATCGGCGCCGCCGAGCGCGCCCAGCAAGGCTGGGCGGAGCTCCCGCCCCGGGAGCGTGGGGAGATCCTCCGCCGCGCCTGGGAGCTCATGGTCGCCGAGGCCGAGACGTTCGCCCGGCTGATCGTTCGCGAGAATGGCAAGGCCCTCCGTGACGCCCGCAGCGAGGTTGCGTACGCCGCGGAGTTCTTCCGCTGGTTCGCCGAGGAGGCGGTCCGGATCCCGGGCGACATGCGGCGATCCCCCAACGGACAGAACTGGATCATGGTCACCGAGGAGCCGGTGGGCGTCGCCCTGCTGGTGACCCCCTGGAACTACCCGGCGGCCATGGCCACCCGGAAGATCGCCCCCGCGCTCGCCGCGGGGTGCACGGCCGTCCTGAAGCCGGCTGCGGAGACGCCGCTCACCGCCCTCGCGCTGGTCGACCTGCTCGAGCGGGCCGGCTTGCCGCGCGGCGTGCTCAACGTGGTCTGCACGAAGCGGTCGGGTCCGGTCGTGGACCACGCCCTGCACGACCCCCGAATCCGCGCGCTGTCGTTCACCGGCTCCACCGAGGTCGGGCGCGTCCTGCTGGCCGCCGCGGCGTACAACGTCGTTCGGCCGTCCATGGAACTGGGCGGCAACGCGCCATTCGTCGTCCTCGAGGACGCCGACCTGGCCGACGCCGTCAACGGGCTCATGGTGGCCAAGCTCCGCAACGGGGGCTCCGCCTGCACGGCGGCCAACCGCATCTACGTCGCCGATGCGATCGCCGACGACTTCGTGGCCGAGCTGTCGACGCGGATGTCGGCCGTGCGATCCGGGAACGGGCTGGACGAGGACGTCGAGCTCGGACCGCTCGTGAACGCCGCGACCCGGGACAAGGTGGCCGACCTGGTGGCCGGTGCGGTGGCGCAGGGGGCTGCCGTGACCGCGGGCGGCGGGACCGGTGACCTCCCCGGCTACCACTTTCAGGCGACGGTGCTCGCGGACGTGAAGCCGGACGCCGACATCCTCCGCACCGAGATCTTCGGCCCGGTCGCGCCGGTCGTGCGCTTCTCCACCACGGACGAGGCCATCGCCCTGGCGAACGACAGCGAATTCGGCCTCATCGCCTACCTGTATACGCGCGACCTCGACCGCGGCCTGTCGGTCTCCCGCCGGCTCCGCGCCGGGATGGTGGGTCTGAACCGAGGGGTCGTGTCCGATCCCGCGGCGCCGTTCGGCGGCGTCAAGCAGTCCGGTATCGGCCGGGAGGGCGCCAGCGAGGGCATCCGCGAGTTCCTCGACACCAAGTACACGGCGATCCCCTACCGCTGA
- a CDS encoding SDR family oxidoreductase, with protein MTGGLAVVTGASGGLGAAIATRLHRTGRPLLLLARRREEMARLGLDGALLAAVDVRDEDAVAEALGAATARFGPVETLVNNAGVLRLGDLASQPVDDWRATLEVNVLAVVGVTRQVLPAMLERQSGTIVVVSSLGARQVFAHESAYCASKAAVHAMCEALRLEAAPYGVRVIEIAPGLVETALVDSTTDAQLRDRYLAGRRHALDPEAVAEVVGLACDLPQDVCVRELHVAHTRQA; from the coding sequence GTGACCGGCGGGCTCGCCGTCGTCACGGGTGCGAGCGGCGGGCTGGGTGCTGCGATCGCGACGCGGCTGCACCGCACCGGGCGTCCGCTGCTGCTGCTCGCCCGTCGGCGGGAGGAGATGGCCCGGCTGGGCCTCGACGGTGCGCTGCTGGCGGCGGTCGACGTGCGCGACGAGGACGCGGTGGCGGAGGCGCTCGGCGCGGCGACCGCCCGGTTCGGACCGGTCGAGACGCTGGTCAACAACGCCGGCGTGCTGCGGCTCGGCGACCTGGCTTCCCAGCCGGTCGACGACTGGCGCGCCACACTGGAGGTCAACGTCCTGGCGGTCGTCGGCGTGACCCGGCAGGTGCTCCCGGCCATGCTGGAACGGCAGAGCGGGACGATCGTCGTCGTGAGCTCGCTGGGTGCGCGGCAGGTGTTCGCCCACGAGTCCGCCTACTGCGCCTCGAAGGCTGCGGTGCACGCGATGTGCGAGGCGCTGCGGCTCGAGGCGGCCCCGTACGGGGTTCGGGTCATCGAGATCGCCCCGGGGCTGGTGGAGACCGCGCTGGTCGACTCGACCACCGACGCGCAGCTGCGGGACCGGTATCTGGCCGGGCGCCGGCACGCCCTGGACCCCGAGGCGGTGGCCGAGGTGGTCGGGCTGGCCTGCGACCTGCCGCAGGACGTCTGCGTGCGCGAGTTGCACGTCGCGCACACCCGCCAGGCCTGA
- a CDS encoding VOC family protein, translated as MSAGAAVGGALPAAPAPPGLPGNRGVDHVGLTVPDIEEATRFFTGLLGFVEFYDHGPYVDETGDYQSVYFDRHPRSRCVLIRMLRTRNLNLELFEFESPDQVRRVPRTSDWGSAHIALYVEDMAVAVAFLREQGVRVLGGPQPLPEPEAAEQAEFCFFLAPWGQPLELISYPNGKAYERETDARLYSPVDPATLWA; from the coding sequence GTGAGCGCCGGGGCCGCCGTCGGCGGTGCGCTGCCGGCGGCCCCGGCCCCGCCAGGCCTGCCCGGCAACCGCGGCGTCGACCACGTCGGCCTCACCGTGCCGGACATCGAAGAGGCCACCCGGTTCTTCACCGGCCTGCTCGGCTTCGTCGAGTTCTACGACCACGGTCCGTACGTGGACGAGACCGGGGACTACCAGTCGGTCTACTTCGACCGGCATCCCCGCTCGCGGTGCGTGCTCATCCGCATGCTGCGAACCCGCAACCTGAACCTGGAGCTCTTCGAGTTCGAGTCCCCCGATCAGGTCCGGCGGGTGCCGAGGACCAGCGACTGGGGCAGCGCGCACATCGCTCTCTACGTGGAGGACATGGCAGTCGCCGTGGCCTTCCTGCGGGAGCAGGGCGTGCGGGTGCTCGGCGGGCCGCAGCCGCTGCCCGAGCCGGAGGCCGCCGAGCAGGCGGAGTTCTGCTTCTTCCTGGCGCCGTGGGGCCAGCCGCTGGAGCTGATCAGCTACCCGAACGGGAAGGCCTACGAGCGGGAGACCGACGCGCGGCTCTACTCGCCGGTCGACCCGGCGACGCTGTGGGCGTGA
- a CDS encoding aromatic-ring-hydroxylating dioxygenase subunit beta — MIDVDTGLRTRLLDFLVEESAALDERRYTDWLGLLTDDFVYEVPVPQSREDPGMAQHADGIYLAHESKSFLTMRFTRVDSDYAWAERPAAFIRHFVSNLRVLDAGARDGRWTVGTNVLVARSRLPEATSLSSAGRHDVIVETPDGLRLQHRTVYLDSELPNDSQTSVIY; from the coding sequence GTGATCGACGTCGACACCGGGCTGCGTACCCGGCTCCTGGACTTCCTGGTCGAGGAGTCGGCGGCACTGGACGAGCGCCGCTACACGGACTGGCTCGGTCTGCTGACCGACGACTTCGTCTACGAGGTCCCGGTCCCGCAGTCCCGGGAGGATCCCGGGATGGCCCAGCACGCCGATGGGATCTACCTGGCCCACGAGTCGAAGAGCTTCCTCACCATGCGGTTCACCCGCGTCGACTCCGACTACGCCTGGGCGGAGCGGCCGGCGGCGTTCATCCGGCACTTCGTCAGCAACCTGCGGGTGCTCGATGCCGGCGCCAGGGACGGCCGCTGGACGGTCGGCACGAACGTGCTGGTGGCGCGATCGCGGCTGCCCGAGGCCACCTCGCTGTCCAGCGCGGGGCGCCACGACGTGATCGTCGAGACGCCGGACGGGCTACGGCTGCAGCACCGGACTGTTTACCTTGACTCCGAGCTGCCCAACGACAGCCAGACCAGCGTCATCTACTGA
- a CDS encoding NADH-ubiquinone oxidoreductase-F iron-sulfur binding region domain-containing protein yields the protein MPDVLPWSPLGAGLLLAPGPEAETLPDFRQEYPEVAPPDSAALVDVLRRADLRGRGGAGFPAWRKIEAVVSRRPDGPVAVVANGEEGEPASCKDRYLLRHRPHLVLEGLEIVRRALVADAAYVYVSDELGRDRVLAAIAERGLLGIEVFLAPRGYVSGEESAVVRALDGGPALPTQKPPRPFESGVGQRPTAVMNVETLARACRLWTAAALDQDPPVDLLMLTLLDPDQVVLTEVPAGTTLREVARQALGLDVSPGTPVLSGGFFSGFLPDVALDAPLDFDGFRRLGTGVGCGSFIFLPGACPVDVATDVMAFFDRENAHQCGSCFKGTAAMHQALERIGLGTQQDTDVANLERWTRTLPGRGSCATLDGAACLARTLLTQFAGVVERHATVPCAQCAAAAERADPDTRFRVPAP from the coding sequence GTGCCGGACGTCCTGCCCTGGAGCCCCCTCGGGGCCGGCCTGCTGCTGGCGCCCGGCCCCGAGGCCGAGACCCTTCCGGACTTCCGGCAGGAGTACCCCGAGGTGGCGCCGCCCGACAGCGCCGCCCTCGTGGACGTGCTGCGCCGTGCCGACCTCCGCGGCCGCGGCGGGGCCGGGTTCCCCGCATGGCGCAAGATCGAGGCCGTCGTTTCCCGCCGGCCGGACGGCCCGGTCGCGGTAGTGGCCAACGGTGAGGAGGGCGAGCCCGCCAGCTGCAAGGACCGCTACCTCCTCCGCCACCGCCCCCACCTCGTCCTCGAGGGCCTGGAGATCGTCCGACGTGCGCTGGTCGCCGATGCGGCTTACGTCTACGTCTCCGACGAGCTCGGCCGCGATCGGGTCCTCGCCGCGATCGCCGAGCGGGGCCTTCTGGGGATCGAGGTGTTCCTTGCGCCCCGCGGCTACGTCAGCGGTGAGGAGTCCGCCGTCGTCCGTGCGCTGGACGGTGGTCCAGCGCTGCCCACGCAGAAGCCGCCGCGCCCGTTCGAGTCCGGGGTCGGGCAGCGGCCGACGGCGGTCATGAACGTGGAGACGCTGGCCCGCGCCTGCCGGCTGTGGACCGCTGCGGCTCTCGACCAGGACCCGCCGGTCGACCTGCTCATGCTCACGCTGCTGGATCCCGACCAGGTCGTCCTCACCGAGGTACCCGCGGGCACGACGCTGAGAGAGGTTGCGCGCCAGGCACTGGGGCTGGACGTCTCGCCCGGCACGCCTGTCCTCTCCGGCGGCTTCTTCTCGGGCTTCCTCCCGGACGTGGCGCTCGACGCGCCCCTGGACTTCGACGGGTTCCGCAGGCTGGGTACCGGGGTCGGTTGCGGATCCTTCATCTTCCTTCCCGGCGCCTGCCCGGTGGACGTCGCGACCGACGTCATGGCGTTCTTCGACCGGGAGAACGCCCACCAGTGCGGCTCCTGCTTCAAGGGCACCGCGGCGATGCACCAGGCCCTGGAAAGGATCGGTCTGGGCACGCAGCAGGACACCGACGTCGCCAACCTCGAACGCTGGACGAGGACGCTGCCCGGCCGCGGCTCCTGCGCCACCCTCGACGGGGCCGCCTGCCTGGCGCGCACCCTGCTCACCCAGTTCGCCGGCGTCGTCGAGCGGCACGCCACCGTCCCTTGCGCGCAGTGTGCTGCTGCCGCCGAGCGGGCCGACCCGGACACCCGGTTCCGCGTGCCCGCACCGTGA
- a CDS encoding ferredoxin — MKVQVDSTKCDAYGLCADAAPQVFELDDFGYAAVRNGGVVQDEDKAAAEEAVRACPVQAIRVLED; from the coding sequence ATGAAGGTCCAAGTCGACTCGACCAAGTGCGACGCCTACGGACTGTGCGCCGACGCCGCCCCCCAGGTGTTCGAGCTGGACGACTTCGGCTACGCCGCTGTCCGCAACGGCGGCGTGGTCCAGGACGAGGACAAGGCCGCCGCCGAGGAAGCGGTCCGCGCCTGCCCGGTCCAAGCCATCCGAGTCCTCGAAGACTGA
- a CDS encoding LysR family transcriptional regulator: MNLHGVDLNLLVALDALLAERNVTRAAERLSIGQPAMSAALNRLRKLFDDPLLSRVGGELVPTPLAESLVRPVQEAIAAIQSVLGVRGTFDPRVDHRTFTVVASDYVGLVLLRHLVRRMASAAPRVRLVVRPVLSDFVADLRRDQIDLALVPQELMPERLELPHEELFRDRYVCAVDAGNTAIGESLSLEEFTRHPHLASSGHPLPALGQRQIGSLGLFPAAEVSTQTSLLAPFLLAGTDLITLVLERLGRQLQDVAGIRLVEPPVPLQTITEAMYWHPRRADERGHRWLREQVKQAALEV, translated from the coding sequence ATGAATTTGCATGGCGTCGACCTCAACTTGCTCGTGGCCCTCGACGCCCTGCTCGCGGAACGCAACGTCACGCGCGCCGCCGAGCGGCTGTCGATCGGCCAGCCCGCAATGAGCGCAGCCCTGAACCGGCTCCGGAAGCTATTCGACGACCCGCTCCTGTCACGGGTGGGCGGTGAACTGGTGCCGACGCCCCTGGCCGAGAGCTTGGTCCGACCGGTGCAGGAGGCTATCGCCGCGATTCAGTCGGTGCTCGGCGTCCGTGGCACCTTCGATCCTCGCGTCGATCACCGAACGTTCACCGTCGTGGCCAGCGACTACGTCGGCCTCGTGTTGCTGCGGCACCTCGTCCGGCGGATGGCATCCGCCGCGCCTCGCGTCCGACTGGTCGTGCGACCGGTGCTGTCCGACTTCGTCGCGGACCTCCGGCGGGATCAGATCGACCTCGCGCTCGTCCCCCAGGAACTCATGCCCGAGCGACTCGAACTGCCCCACGAGGAGCTCTTCCGCGATCGATACGTCTGTGCGGTGGACGCCGGCAACACGGCGATCGGCGAGTCGCTGAGCCTCGAGGAGTTCACCCGCCATCCCCATCTCGCCAGCAGCGGCCACCCGCTGCCGGCGCTGGGCCAGCGCCAGATCGGTTCCCTCGGTCTGTTCCCGGCCGCGGAGGTCAGCACCCAGACTTCCCTGCTCGCCCCGTTCCTGCTGGCCGGGACCGATCTGATCACCCTCGTGCTTGAGCGGCTCGGCCGACAGCTGCAGGACGTCGCCGGCATCCGTCTCGTGGAGCCGCCCGTCCCACTCCAGACAATCACCGAGGCCATGTACTGGCATCCGCGTCGCGCCGACGAACGCGGCCACCGGTGGCTCCGCGAACAGGTGAAGCAGGCTGCACTGGAGGTCTGA
- a CDS encoding aromatic ring-hydroxylating oxygenase subunit alpha → MTIEDTTARPSVTRRLYTDEEVLRQELATVFAKSWLLVGFESEVPQPGDYVTRRMGVDPVILTRSESGELHVLHNSCTHRGTQVCKAAFGNSANFRCGYHGWTFGNDGQLRGVPGRRAVYGPDLDLKTLGLRKARVGAVHGLVYATFDHEGPSLDEFLGDFRWYLDRVFGFFPGGMEVYGGAHRVIVKGNWKIHAENFIGDGYHLRIAHRTMFELGVMGTQAGAVKGFCISAPEGHGVRAQYVDDESLSDIVFGYPDGLLDGARPADLPDAMAFRAASSVIHGTVFPNMPFITTAPVTFGTDAEGQTAFTQVRTVMPVDAHSHEVTYWALVPKDAPEEWKKKSYLYSVRQHGASSYFEADDLENFRRIDAGLGGIAAADVPQNYDLGVGVEPVSGKPPFSGPCTVLSQDFSEHNQRNFYRRYLAQLNGEAAQ, encoded by the coding sequence ATGACGATCGAGGACACCACAGCACGGCCGTCGGTGACACGACGCCTCTACACCGACGAGGAGGTCCTGAGGCAGGAGCTGGCGACGGTCTTCGCCAAGTCCTGGCTGCTCGTGGGCTTCGAGTCCGAGGTACCCCAGCCGGGCGACTACGTGACCCGCCGCATGGGCGTGGACCCGGTGATCCTGACCCGCAGCGAGTCCGGGGAACTGCACGTCCTGCACAACTCGTGCACCCACCGCGGTACGCAGGTCTGCAAGGCCGCCTTCGGCAACTCGGCGAACTTCCGCTGCGGCTACCACGGCTGGACCTTCGGCAACGACGGGCAGCTGCGGGGGGTCCCAGGCCGCCGAGCGGTGTACGGGCCGGACCTGGACCTGAAGACCCTCGGGCTGCGCAAGGCTCGCGTCGGCGCCGTGCACGGCCTGGTGTACGCGACATTCGATCACGAGGGTCCGTCCCTCGACGAATTCCTGGGCGACTTCCGCTGGTACCTCGACCGGGTGTTCGGGTTCTTCCCCGGCGGCATGGAGGTCTACGGCGGTGCTCACCGCGTGATCGTCAAGGGCAACTGGAAGATCCACGCGGAGAACTTCATCGGCGACGGCTATCACCTGCGCATCGCGCACCGCACGATGTTCGAGCTGGGCGTCATGGGGACGCAGGCGGGTGCGGTGAAGGGCTTCTGCATCTCCGCGCCGGAGGGCCACGGGGTTCGGGCTCAGTACGTCGACGACGAGTCGCTGTCCGACATCGTCTTCGGCTACCCCGACGGCCTGCTGGACGGCGCCCGGCCCGCGGACCTGCCCGACGCGATGGCCTTCCGTGCCGCTAGCTCGGTCATCCACGGCACGGTCTTCCCCAACATGCCGTTCATCACCACTGCACCGGTCACGTTCGGCACCGACGCCGAGGGGCAGACCGCCTTCACCCAGGTGCGCACCGTCATGCCGGTGGATGCGCACTCGCACGAGGTGACCTACTGGGCGCTGGTGCCGAAGGACGCCCCGGAGGAGTGGAAGAAGAAGTCCTACCTGTACTCCGTCCGCCAGCACGGCGCGTCGTCGTACTTCGAGGCCGACGACCTCGAGAACTTCCGCCGGATCGACGCCGGCCTGGGCGGTATCGCCGCCGCGGACGTCCCCCAGAACTACGACTTGGGCGTTGGCGTCGAGCCGGTCTCGGGCAAGCCCCCCTTCTCGGGTCCGTGCACGGTCCTGTCCCAGGACTTCAGCGAGCACAACCAGCGCAACTTTTACCGCCGGTACCTCGCCCAGCTGAACGGAGAGGCTGCACAGTGA
- a CDS encoding dihydrodipicolinate synthase family protein, which yields MAKFEPGEARAWALENLRGVTGCVMPSFTQDLSGLNEEAIVHDIERERELGFTGFLIVAECGTTPDELRRFIDISVAESGDMVTVLQAAAGTLEENVEIIQYAARAGVDLVMPSYPLSFYPQDGSEVVEYTRVLGQASHMGLIVFAMNLWNFERLHPSGFAAPWLDELIETVPDMVAIKNEVAEPGVAGISEVFRRFSDRVLVADPLEMNSPAWTTTYGMPWMGTSNYEYFGAEVPRYFDLLQQPNRFDEAMDIYWRIHPARQATGSLMKEANAGTVFVHRLLWKYQGWLQGFNGGPVRPPHMRLADRQMKTLRAAAVASGLPVTGEPDTEFFRGRIAK from the coding sequence GTGGCCAAGTTCGAACCAGGTGAGGCCCGTGCGTGGGCCCTGGAGAACCTGCGGGGCGTGACCGGCTGCGTGATGCCGTCGTTCACCCAGGACCTGTCCGGCCTCAACGAGGAGGCGATCGTCCACGACATCGAGCGGGAGCGTGAGCTCGGGTTCACCGGGTTCCTCATCGTCGCCGAGTGCGGGACGACGCCCGACGAGCTCCGGCGGTTCATCGACATCTCAGTCGCCGAGAGCGGCGACATGGTGACGGTGCTCCAGGCGGCCGCGGGCACCCTCGAGGAGAACGTCGAGATCATCCAGTACGCCGCGCGGGCCGGTGTCGATCTGGTGATGCCGTCCTACCCGCTGAGCTTCTACCCCCAGGACGGCAGCGAGGTCGTCGAGTACACCCGCGTCCTGGGGCAGGCCAGCCACATGGGTCTGATCGTGTTCGCGATGAACCTGTGGAACTTCGAGCGGCTGCACCCGTCGGGTTTCGCGGCGCCCTGGCTCGACGAGCTGATCGAGACCGTGCCGGACATGGTTGCGATCAAGAACGAGGTGGCCGAGCCCGGCGTCGCCGGCATCTCCGAGGTGTTCCGTCGCTTCTCCGACCGGGTCCTCGTGGCCGATCCGTTGGAGATGAACTCCCCGGCGTGGACCACCACGTACGGCATGCCCTGGATGGGGACGTCGAACTACGAGTACTTCGGCGCCGAGGTGCCCCGGTACTTCGACCTCCTGCAGCAGCCCAACCGCTTCGACGAGGCGATGGACATCTACTGGCGGATCCACCCGGCGCGCCAGGCCACGGGCTCGCTCATGAAGGAGGCGAACGCCGGCACGGTGTTCGTGCACCGGCTGCTCTGGAAGTACCAGGGCTGGCTGCAGGGCTTCAACGGCGGCCCGGTCCGTCCGCCGCACATGCGGCTGGCCGACCGGCAGATGAAGACCCTGCGGGCCGCCGCCGTGGCCTCGGGCCTGCCGGTGACCGGCGAGCCGGACACCGAGTTCTTCCGCGGCCGGATCGCCAAGTGA
- a CDS encoding ornithine cyclodeaminase, producing the protein MIEQDTTRVRVVSAEEVERFGGSRLALGAARTAARVVREPGSEVRRMNFRLPGGWMRILGAALPSIGVFGYKEFHYSPGGTLRYAIHLFSTEDGRPLGIVDAALITTLRTAAAATAAATAFYDGRTEPLTVGVIGSGAEAQAGLRALASALPVAEARVSSRNEVNRQAFADRMSAELGIPVIPVAEGAAAAVGADAAYLATNSGGKVVAGLEILAGVPLVLSIGSTMPDQRELHADVLAKADVLVIDTPDVLEESGDALDALGGGLDPARALLLGDYLGAAPASGSTVYKSIGSPEQDIVLAWEIVSLLEDQQHPGRVIDSLTDIKRNL; encoded by the coding sequence GTGATCGAGCAGGACACCACCCGCGTCCGGGTGGTCAGCGCCGAGGAGGTCGAGCGGTTCGGCGGCTCCCGGCTGGCCCTTGGGGCGGCGCGCACCGCCGCCCGGGTGGTCCGCGAGCCGGGCTCCGAGGTCAGGCGGATGAACTTCCGGCTGCCCGGCGGCTGGATGCGCATCCTCGGGGCGGCGCTGCCGTCGATCGGCGTGTTCGGCTACAAGGAGTTCCACTACTCGCCGGGCGGCACGCTGCGCTACGCGATTCACCTGTTCTCCACCGAGGACGGGCGACCCCTGGGCATCGTGGACGCCGCGCTCATCACCACCCTGCGCACGGCGGCCGCGGCCACCGCGGCGGCCACCGCCTTCTACGACGGCCGCACCGAGCCGCTCACCGTGGGGGTCATCGGCTCGGGAGCGGAGGCGCAGGCCGGACTGCGGGCGCTCGCTTCGGCACTCCCCGTCGCCGAGGCCCGGGTAAGCAGCCGCAACGAGGTCAACCGGCAGGCTTTCGCCGACCGCATGTCCGCCGAACTGGGCATCCCGGTGATCCCGGTGGCGGAGGGCGCGGCGGCGGCAGTCGGAGCCGATGCCGCATACCTGGCCACCAACTCCGGAGGAAAGGTGGTGGCCGGCCTCGAGATCCTGGCGGGCGTGCCGCTGGTGCTGTCCATCGGCAGCACCATGCCCGATCAGCGGGAGCTCCACGCCGACGTCCTGGCCAAGGCCGACGTCCTGGTCATCGACACCCCGGACGTGCTCGAGGAGTCCGGCGACGCCCTGGACGCCCTCGGCGGTGGGCTCGACCCGGCGCGGGCACTCTTGCTCGGGGACTACCTCGGCGCGGCGCCCGCGTCCGGCAGCACCGTCTACAAGTCCATCGGCTCACCCGAGCAGGACATCGTGCTGGCGTGGGAAATCGTCTCGCTGCTGGAGGACCAGCAGCACCCCGGACGGGTCATCGACAGCCTGACCGACATCAAGCGCAACCTCTGA
- a CDS encoding VOC family protein yields MSAEPTTPITHLRYVGIAAPDFERATEFYRTAWGLEQVAEDGGIAFFGSPAAPENYLLRVRKDSAKRMDVVAFGVRQASDVDALAERLGQAGVRIDREPGKLDTPGGGHGFRFWDLDGRLIEISSDVAERTARELEPKESIPRKLSHVVFNSTDAPATLAFYEKHLGLRLTDWLADRLCFLRSGVDHHILAIAQAPHVALNHVSFEMRGLDEYMRGTGRLVRDGHRLLWGPGRHGPGDNTFSYFYDPFGNVMEYTTELEQIPDEKTWEPRVFELTPENSDQWGTSNSINEVFIPAQFNDPDQGLWTPSPV; encoded by the coding sequence GTGAGCGCCGAACCGACGACCCCCATCACCCATTTGCGATACGTGGGCATCGCCGCGCCCGACTTCGAGAGGGCCACTGAGTTCTACCGGACGGCCTGGGGCCTGGAGCAGGTCGCCGAGGACGGCGGGATCGCCTTCTTCGGCAGCCCGGCAGCCCCCGAGAACTACCTCCTGCGGGTGCGCAAGGACTCGGCGAAGCGGATGGACGTCGTCGCCTTCGGGGTGCGCCAGGCGTCGGACGTCGACGCGCTCGCCGAGCGCCTGGGGCAGGCGGGCGTCCGCATCGACCGGGAGCCCGGCAAGCTGGACACCCCCGGCGGCGGTCACGGCTTCCGTTTCTGGGACCTCGACGGCCGGCTGATCGAAATCTCCAGTGACGTGGCCGAGCGGACCGCCCGAGAGCTGGAACCCAAGGAGTCCATCCCCCGCAAGCTCAGCCACGTCGTCTTCAACTCCACCGACGCGCCGGCCACGCTGGCGTTCTACGAGAAGCACCTGGGCCTGCGGCTGACGGACTGGCTCGCCGACCGGCTGTGCTTCCTGCGCAGCGGGGTCGACCACCACATCCTGGCGATCGCCCAGGCGCCGCACGTGGCCCTCAACCACGTCTCCTTCGAGATGCGCGGCCTCGACGAGTACATGCGCGGTACCGGGCGGCTGGTGCGCGACGGTCATCGGCTGCTCTGGGGTCCGGGCCGGCACGGTCCGGGCGACAACACGTTCTCGTACTTCTACGACCCGTTCGGCAACGTCATGGAGTACACGACGGAGCTGGAGCAGATCCCGGACGAGAAGACCTGGGAGCCCCGGGTGTTCGAGCTGACCCCGGAGAACTCCGACCAGTGGGGCACCTCGAACTCCATCAACGAGGTCTTCATCCCCGCGCAGTTCAATGACCCCGACCAGGGCCTCTGGACGCCGTCCCCGGTCTGA